The following are encoded together in the Anoplopoma fimbria isolate UVic2021 breed Golden Eagle Sablefish chromosome 9, Afim_UVic_2022, whole genome shotgun sequence genome:
- the mmaa gene encoding methylmalonic aciduria type A protein, mitochondrial: protein MRWVGFSLLRHISSLPPSGTRTCCLHQRVFTGSHTCYKTTIPGHSSQHRRGVSTALRPHIQDLSGPEQRLLDKLYVGLIGGQRASLAESITLVETQHPRKKELAQVLLQRVLAYRREQESRNGGKPVAFRVGLSGPPGAGKSTFIEVVGKMLTARGHKVSVLAVDPSSCTTGGSLMGDKTRMTELSRDMSAFIRPSPASGTLGGVTRTTNEAIVLCEGAGYDIVLVETVGVGQSEFAVADMVDMFVLLIPPAGGDELQGIKRGIIERADLVVVTKSDGDLLVPARRIQAEYTSALKLLRRQSKSWNPKVVRASSYTSEGIPEVWAKMESYRDAMLACDELQGRRRAQQKVWMWTLIQENALCHFQNHPSVREALPHLEERVTKGAISPGLAADLLLKAFSSSSP, encoded by the exons ATGAGGTGGGTTGGCTTCTCCCTCCTCCGCCACAtctcttctctccccccctcagGCACCAGGACATGCTGCCTCCACCAAAGGGTCTTCACTGGTTCCCACACCTGTTACAAGACCACCATCCCTGGTCACAGTTCCCAGCACAGGAGGGGTGTGAGCACAGCCCTCAGGCCGCACATACAGGACCTGAGTGGGCCTGAGCAGAGACTGTTGGACAAACTGTATGTGGGGCTGATCGGAGGTCAGAGGGCGTCTCTGGCCGAGTCCATCACTTTGGTGGAGACCCAGCATCCTAGGAAGAAGGAGCTGGCTCAGGTGCTGCTGCAGAGGGTGCTGGCCTACAGGAGGGAGCAGGAGAGTCGGAATGGAGGGAAGCCGGTGGCTTTCCGAGTAG GTCTGTCAGGTCCTCCAGGAGCAGGGAAGTCGACCTTCATCGAGGTGGTGGGGAAGATGTTAACAGCACGTGGACATAAGGTTTCAGTGCTGGCTGTGGACCCGTCCTCCTGCACTACAGGAG GGTCTCTGATGGGTGATAAGACTCGTATGACCGAACTCTCCAGGGATATGAGCGCTTTTATCAGGCCATCTCCTGCCTCAGGAACACTTGGTGGAGTCACCAGAACAACTAATGAGGCCATTGTTCTCTGTGAAGGAGCGGGATATGACATTGTCCTCGTAGAGACCGTAG GTGTGGGCCAGTCAGAGTTTGCAGTGGCTGACATGGTTGACATGTTTGTGCTTCTGATTCCGCCAGCAGGGGGCGATGAACTCCAG GGTATCAAGAGAGGCATCATTGAGAGGGCGGACTTGGTGGTGGTGACGAAGTCGGATGGAGACCTGCTGGTGCCAGCCAGGAGGATCCAGGCTGAATACACCAGCGCACTCAAGCTGCTCAGGAGACAGTCCAAGTCCTGGAACCCTAag GTGGTGCGCGCCTCCTCATACACCAGTGAGGGCATCCCAGAGGTCTGGGCAAAGATGGAGTCGTACCGGGACGCCATGTTAGCCTGCGATGAACTGCAGGGCCGGCGGAGGGCCCAGCAGAAGGTTTGGATGTGGACATTGATCCAGGAGAACGCCCTCTGCCATTTCCAGAATCACCCCAGTGTCAGAGAGGCTCTACCTCACCTCGAGGAGAGGGTCACCAAAGGAGCCATCTCCCCGGGCCTGGCTGCTGACCTGCTTCTCAAAGccttctcatcatcatcaccatag